From Microbacterium invictum, the proteins below share one genomic window:
- a CDS encoding CoA transferase — MSVPRVVPLPARTDVGSLAWSSVVAASRAASELAGAPEPRLDPARIAVAYSSERWLRIAGARPVAFAPLSGFFRTADGWVRTHGNYSHHADALRRALSLDLEADRDAVAAALSARPTGEAITSVDARGGLCVRVDRERPEADAALRESELVEVTRLGAAPPSSRPDGPRHAPLHGVRVLDLTRVIAGPVATRTLALLGADVLRVDPPQPTEIAVQHLDTGHGKRSTLLDLTASTARTRFDALLETADIVALGYRPAGLDRLGLSPATLAARRPGLIVLQLSAWGASGRRGFDSLVQAESGIAWLESVDGETPGVLPAQALDHSAGYLLAAAVLQLLARRAVEGGSWLAETSLRRVAADLLGRPRTAGPEPTASIADASAHVQEFSVAGIDLTTAAPALAYPGGPRAFAAPRPWGGDRPVWRDRVTGQPEAV; from the coding sequence ATGTCCGTGCCACGCGTCGTACCGCTGCCCGCACGCACTGACGTGGGCTCCCTCGCGTGGTCGAGCGTCGTGGCCGCGTCGCGCGCTGCGTCAGAACTGGCCGGCGCGCCCGAACCCCGGCTCGACCCCGCCCGGATCGCCGTCGCGTACTCGAGCGAGCGCTGGCTCCGCATTGCCGGCGCGCGTCCTGTCGCGTTCGCTCCTCTGTCCGGTTTCTTCCGGACGGCGGACGGCTGGGTGCGCACCCACGGCAACTACTCGCACCATGCCGACGCGCTCCGCCGTGCACTCTCACTCGATCTTGAGGCGGATCGGGATGCCGTCGCCGCGGCGCTCTCGGCTCGCCCGACAGGCGAGGCGATCACATCCGTCGACGCGCGCGGCGGACTCTGCGTCCGGGTCGATCGCGAGCGCCCGGAGGCGGATGCCGCCCTGCGCGAGTCGGAACTCGTCGAGGTGACGCGCCTCGGCGCCGCTCCCCCGTCTTCGCGCCCGGACGGTCCGCGCCATGCCCCGCTGCACGGCGTCCGCGTCCTCGACCTCACGCGTGTGATCGCCGGACCGGTCGCCACCCGCACCCTCGCGCTGCTCGGAGCCGACGTCCTGCGCGTCGACCCGCCGCAGCCGACCGAGATCGCCGTCCAGCACCTGGACACCGGTCACGGAAAGCGGTCCACGCTGCTTGACTTGACGGCATCCACCGCTCGCACCCGGTTCGACGCACTCCTGGAGACAGCCGATATCGTCGCCCTCGGCTATCGGCCCGCCGGTCTCGATCGGCTCGGCCTCTCACCCGCCACGCTCGCCGCGCGGCGCCCCGGACTGATCGTCCTGCAGCTCTCGGCCTGGGGTGCGTCCGGCCGCCGCGGCTTCGACAGCCTGGTGCAGGCAGAGTCCGGCATCGCCTGGCTCGAGTCGGTGGATGGCGAGACGCCCGGCGTGCTCCCGGCGCAAGCCCTGGATCACAGCGCCGGCTACCTCCTGGCGGCCGCGGTGCTCCAGCTGCTCGCGCGGCGGGCGGTCGAGGGCGGGTCATGGCTCGCCGAGACGTCGCTGCGCCGGGTGGCTGCCGACCTGCTGGGACGGCCCCGGACCGCCGGGCCCGAGCCCACGGCATCCATCGCCGATGCATCGGCGCACGTACAGGAGTTCTCCGTCGCCGGCATCGACCTCACCACGGCCGCCCCCGCGCTCGCCTACCCGGGTGGCCCGCGCGCGTTCGCCGCGCCTCGACCGTGGGGTGGCGACCGTCCGGTGTGGCGGGACCGCGTCACCGGACAACCCGAAGCTGTCTGA
- a CDS encoding pyridoxine/pyridoxamine 5'-phosphate oxidase → MSGRQWITADDIAKARQDFIDAIPGWRAPTAHGVAFVPGGGQAIAPGHFPLVNTAEHLLPAAVLATVVGHTAGSAAYALTPQQLDEAIALIEPAEASTVYEHPNLWRWRDHIRPAWQRDPDAQVIAVYIGDDAVRADDHPAVTALRSAAAERALPWRQRLRALPTFDGPLPRFTPEAAPDDPRALFDTWLRAAIAEGVHAPHAATLATADAGGGVSARTLVLKDVDERGWWFASRTDGRKARDVRSNPRAAMTFFWREHGRQVRLSGRVMDAGRAAADADFLARPVHSRAAAIIGEQSTPLPSRAEYVSAFDSAQADVAAHPDRTSDTWAAFILQPLVVEFWATTADTGHVRLEYRRNETADPWRRGLLWP, encoded by the coding sequence ATGAGCGGTCGGCAGTGGATCACGGCAGATGACATCGCGAAAGCGCGGCAGGACTTCATCGACGCGATCCCCGGGTGGCGCGCGCCGACAGCCCACGGCGTCGCGTTCGTGCCCGGCGGTGGCCAGGCGATCGCGCCCGGGCATTTTCCGCTCGTGAACACTGCGGAGCACCTGCTGCCCGCCGCGGTTCTCGCCACCGTCGTCGGGCACACGGCGGGATCCGCCGCCTACGCGCTCACCCCACAGCAGCTCGACGAGGCGATCGCGCTCATCGAACCGGCCGAGGCGTCGACCGTATACGAGCATCCCAACCTCTGGCGATGGCGCGATCACATCCGTCCCGCGTGGCAGCGGGACCCCGACGCCCAGGTCATCGCGGTCTACATCGGCGACGATGCCGTCCGAGCAGACGACCACCCCGCCGTGACCGCGCTGCGCTCGGCGGCCGCGGAGCGCGCGCTGCCCTGGCGACAGAGGCTGCGTGCGCTGCCCACCTTCGACGGCCCGCTCCCCCGGTTCACCCCCGAAGCCGCGCCCGACGATCCGCGCGCGCTGTTCGACACATGGCTGCGCGCGGCGATCGCCGAGGGCGTCCACGCACCCCACGCCGCGACGCTCGCGACCGCCGACGCCGGGGGCGGAGTCAGCGCCCGCACACTGGTCCTGAAGGACGTCGACGAACGGGGTTGGTGGTTCGCGTCACGCACCGACGGACGCAAGGCGCGGGATGTGCGATCGAACCCGCGCGCGGCGATGACGTTCTTCTGGCGCGAGCACGGCCGGCAGGTCCGACTGTCGGGCCGGGTGATGGATGCCGGGAGAGCGGCCGCCGACGCCGACTTCCTCGCCCGCCCCGTCCACTCGCGCGCAGCCGCCATCATCGGCGAGCAGAGCACCCCATTGCCCTCGCGCGCCGAGTACGTGTCGGCGTTCGACTCGGCCCAGGCGGATGTGGCCGCCCACCCCGACCGGACCAGCGACACGTGGGCGGCGTTCATCCTGCAGCCGCTCGTCGTCGAGTTCTGGGCCACGACCGCCGACACCGGTCATGTCCGCCTCGAGTACCGGCGCAACGAGACCGCCGACCCCTGGCGGCGCGGCCTACTGTGGCCGTGA
- a CDS encoding DUF4184 family protein, giving the protein MPFTPSHAVVALPFVRTPLIPAAIAVGAMTPDVPLFLRGTPLTYSATHANVVLTALVALVLLLVWWAVLRPAVRELGPRWLSVRLPEDWDAVGLDIVETVHRPRPGARNPVWRDGGVFAALLAISLLIGVISHVVWDAFTHEGRWGLDVFPALTESWGPLPGYKWLQYGSSIGGLVIIAVWALVWLIRRAPAASVGGVLPAWVRWAWWLSLPGILVVAWLAGMAAHGPFTAGWTPPHLAYLVLPPACAVWGVITLVLCVLVQVARARRRSRPQ; this is encoded by the coding sequence GTGCCGTTCACGCCGTCGCACGCGGTCGTCGCACTGCCGTTCGTCCGCACGCCGCTGATCCCGGCGGCGATCGCGGTCGGCGCGATGACGCCTGACGTGCCGCTCTTCCTGCGCGGCACGCCGCTGACGTACAGCGCCACCCACGCGAACGTCGTCCTCACCGCACTCGTCGCTCTCGTGCTCCTGCTGGTGTGGTGGGCGGTACTGCGCCCCGCGGTGCGTGAACTCGGCCCCAGGTGGCTGTCGGTGCGCCTTCCGGAGGACTGGGACGCCGTCGGCCTCGACATCGTCGAGACGGTGCACCGGCCGCGGCCCGGCGCGCGGAATCCGGTCTGGCGTGACGGGGGCGTCTTTGCCGCACTGCTGGCCATCTCGCTGCTGATCGGGGTGATCTCGCATGTCGTCTGGGATGCGTTCACGCACGAGGGGCGCTGGGGACTCGACGTCTTCCCCGCATTGACCGAGTCGTGGGGGCCGTTGCCGGGCTACAAGTGGCTGCAGTACGGCTCGAGCATCGGCGGGCTCGTCATCATCGCGGTCTGGGCCCTGGTCTGGCTGATCCGGCGCGCCCCGGCAGCGTCCGTCGGCGGTGTGCTGCCTGCCTGGGTGCGCTGGGCCTGGTGGCTGTCACTGCCGGGCATCCTGGTCGTCGCGTGGCTCGCGGGCATGGCCGCCCACGGTCCGTTCACGGCGGGGTGGACCCCGCCGCATCTGGCGTACCTCGTGCTCCCACCCGCGTGTGCGGTCTGGGGCGTGATCACGCTCGTGCTGTGCGTGCTCGTCCAGGTCGCGCGTGCCCGTCGCCGCTCACGGCCACAGTAG
- the tyrS gene encoding tyrosine--tRNA ligase: MSETVVSALAPANDPTFENVWDEIVWRGLVHVSTDQEALRALLSGDPITYYCGFDPTAPSLHLGNLVQLLLLRRLQLAGHKPLGLVGGSTGLIGDPRPSAERTLNTKDTVAEWVGYLRSQVERFLSFEGDSAARLVNNLDWTAPLSAIDFLREIGKHYRVGTMLKKDAVAARLNSDAGISYTEFSYQILQGMDFLELYRQYDCVLQTGGSDQWGNLTSGTDLIHRVEGVSAHAIGTPLITNSDGTKFGKSEGNAIWLDPAMCSPYRMYQFWLNTDDGDVIDRLKVFTFLTRAQIEEYEQLVDTEPFRRAAQKRLALEVTTTVHGPQSTAAVIAASEALFGQGDLTKLDAATLRTALEELPNVNVAPGTPVVQGLVDSGLVASLSEARRAIAQGGVSLDGVRVEDDSAVVTGGLPGGVSVLRRGKKTLAGVFVG, encoded by the coding sequence GTGTCTGAAACCGTCGTGAGCGCCCTCGCGCCCGCCAACGATCCCACGTTCGAGAACGTGTGGGACGAGATCGTCTGGCGAGGCCTGGTGCACGTGTCCACCGACCAGGAAGCGCTGCGCGCGCTGCTGTCCGGGGACCCGATCACGTACTACTGCGGCTTCGATCCGACGGCCCCCAGCCTCCACTTGGGAAACCTGGTCCAGCTCCTCCTGCTGCGCCGGCTGCAGCTGGCGGGCCACAAGCCGCTCGGACTCGTCGGCGGCTCGACGGGCCTCATCGGCGATCCGCGACCCTCTGCCGAGCGCACCCTCAACACCAAGGACACCGTCGCCGAGTGGGTGGGCTACCTCCGCTCTCAGGTCGAGCGCTTCCTGAGTTTCGAGGGCGACAGCGCCGCGCGGCTCGTCAACAACCTCGATTGGACCGCGCCGCTGTCCGCGATCGACTTCCTGCGTGAGATCGGCAAGCACTACCGCGTCGGCACGATGCTGAAGAAGGATGCCGTCGCCGCGCGCCTCAACTCGGATGCGGGCATCAGCTACACCGAGTTCAGCTACCAGATCCTGCAGGGCATGGACTTCCTCGAGCTGTACCGGCAGTACGACTGCGTGCTGCAGACGGGCGGGTCCGACCAGTGGGGCAACCTCACCAGCGGCACCGACCTGATCCACCGCGTGGAGGGGGTCTCGGCGCACGCGATCGGCACACCGCTGATCACGAACAGCGACGGCACCAAGTTCGGCAAGAGCGAGGGCAACGCCATCTGGCTCGATCCGGCGATGTGCAGCCCCTACCGCATGTACCAGTTCTGGCTCAACACCGACGACGGCGACGTGATCGACCGGCTCAAAGTGTTCACGTTCCTGACGCGCGCGCAGATCGAGGAGTACGAGCAGCTCGTCGACACCGAGCCGTTCCGCCGGGCGGCCCAGAAGCGGCTCGCGCTCGAAGTGACCACCACCGTGCACGGACCTCAGTCCACGGCGGCCGTCATCGCGGCATCCGAAGCGCTGTTCGGGCAGGGCGATCTGACGAAGCTGGATGCCGCGACTCTGCGTACCGCGCTGGAGGAGCTCCCGAACGTGAACGTCGCCCCGGGAACGCCGGTGGTGCAGGGCCTCGTCGACAGCGGCCTGGTGGCGAGCCTCAGCGAGGCGCGCCGCGCCATCGCCCAGGGCGGTGTCTCGCTCGACGGAGTACGCGTCGAGGATGACTCGGCGGTGGTGACCGGGGGACTGCCGGGCGGGGTGTCGGTGCTGCGCCGCGGCAAGAAGACGCTCGCCGGCGTCTTCGTCGGCTGA
- a CDS encoding SatD family protein — protein sequence MSSAGTTQMGPVAVTADIIGSRQLVDRTVAQRTLDEAIARVERDLPLAIRPLRPTVGDEQQGVYPGLDEALAALLLLQLALPDGIECRFGLGIGAIGVVEAVGGDIAEGPGWWAARDAIDHLHALQQRRAPRARTWIAASTELGDEIHRAVRLANAYLLARDELVVTMSERTRRLTYGRCLGVTQRELAAQEEITQSAVSQALATGGASAIVEGFQQLHVSR from the coding sequence ATGAGTTCAGCAGGCACCACCCAGATGGGCCCGGTCGCTGTGACAGCCGACATCATCGGCTCGCGACAGCTCGTGGACCGGACGGTCGCCCAGCGCACGCTCGATGAGGCGATCGCCCGCGTCGAGCGCGACCTTCCGCTCGCGATCCGGCCGCTGCGGCCCACGGTGGGGGATGAGCAGCAGGGGGTCTATCCGGGTCTCGACGAAGCGCTCGCGGCGCTGCTCCTGCTCCAGCTCGCGCTGCCCGACGGCATCGAGTGCCGCTTCGGCCTGGGCATCGGCGCCATCGGCGTCGTCGAAGCCGTCGGCGGCGACATCGCCGAGGGCCCCGGCTGGTGGGCGGCCCGCGACGCCATCGACCATCTGCACGCGCTGCAGCAGCGCCGCGCTCCGCGTGCGCGGACGTGGATCGCGGCATCCACTGAGCTCGGCGACGAGATCCACCGGGCCGTACGCCTGGCGAACGCGTACCTGCTTGCACGTGACGAGCTCGTGGTCACGATGAGTGAGCGGACACGCCGGCTCACCTACGGGCGCTGCCTCGGCGTGACCCAGCGCGAGCTCGCCGCGCAGGAAGAGATCACCCAGTCGGCGGTGTCTCAGGCACTCGCCACCGGAGGTGCCTCGGCGATCGTCGAGGGCTTCCAGCAGCTGCACGTGAGTCGCTGA
- the argH gene encoding argininosuccinate lyase, translated as MTESDPHSTNEGALWGARFASGPSPELAALSKSTHFDWALALYDLAGSHAHAKALAVAGYLTSDEESRMHAGLDALARGIQDGTLVAQPEDEDVHGALEAALIAEVGPELGGKLRAGRSRNDQIATLVRLYLLDHARVIARDILRVIDAIVAQAEAHPTAIMPGRTHLQHAQPILLAHHLQAHAWPLVRDLERLRDWSARARVSPYGGGALAGATLGLDPQLVATELGLARPAENSLDGTAARDVVAEFAFIAAMIGVDVSRFAEDIIIWNTREFGFVTLDDGYSTGSSIMPQKKNPDIAELARGKAGRLIGNLTGLLATLKALPLAYNRDLQEDKEPIFDSITTLEVVLPAFAGMVATLRFDVDRMAALAPEGFSLATDVAEWLVKRGVPFRDAHEISGALVQACEKRGIGLEDADDALLAEVSAHLVPDVREVLTIEGSVASRTGVGGTAPVRVTEQRAELTARAQGAAHALGL; from the coding sequence GTGACCGAATCCGACCCGCACAGCACGAACGAAGGTGCCCTCTGGGGCGCGCGATTCGCCTCTGGGCCCTCGCCTGAACTCGCGGCGCTGAGCAAGTCCACGCACTTCGACTGGGCGCTCGCGCTCTACGACCTCGCCGGCTCGCACGCACACGCCAAGGCGCTCGCCGTCGCGGGGTATCTCACCTCCGACGAGGAATCCCGCATGCATGCGGGACTCGATGCGCTCGCCCGTGGCATCCAGGACGGAACGCTCGTCGCGCAGCCCGAGGATGAGGACGTCCACGGTGCGCTCGAAGCGGCGCTCATCGCCGAGGTCGGGCCAGAGCTCGGTGGCAAGCTGCGCGCCGGCCGCAGCCGCAACGACCAGATCGCGACGCTCGTGCGGCTCTACCTGCTCGACCACGCGCGGGTGATCGCCCGCGACATCCTGCGCGTGATCGACGCGATCGTCGCGCAGGCCGAGGCGCACCCCACCGCGATCATGCCCGGCCGCACCCACCTGCAGCACGCCCAGCCGATCCTGTTGGCCCACCACCTGCAGGCACACGCCTGGCCGCTCGTGCGTGACCTCGAGCGTCTCCGCGACTGGTCGGCGCGCGCGCGCGTCTCGCCGTACGGCGGGGGAGCACTCGCCGGCGCCACCCTCGGCCTCGACCCGCAGCTGGTGGCGACCGAGCTCGGCCTCGCCCGTCCTGCCGAGAACTCCCTCGACGGCACCGCCGCCCGCGACGTCGTCGCGGAGTTCGCGTTCATCGCCGCCATGATCGGCGTCGATGTGTCGCGGTTCGCCGAGGACATCATCATCTGGAACACCCGTGAGTTCGGGTTCGTGACCCTCGACGACGGCTACTCGACCGGGTCGAGCATCATGCCGCAGAAGAAGAACCCCGACATCGCCGAGCTCGCGCGCGGCAAGGCGGGGCGGCTGATCGGCAATCTGACCGGACTGCTGGCGACGCTCAAGGCGCTGCCGCTCGCCTACAACCGCGACTTGCAGGAGGACAAGGAGCCGATCTTCGATTCCATCACCACACTCGAGGTCGTCCTGCCCGCATTCGCCGGCATGGTCGCCACGCTCCGCTTCGACGTCGACCGCATGGCGGCACTGGCACCGGAGGGCTTCTCCCTCGCGACCGACGTCGCAGAGTGGCTCGTCAAGCGGGGGGTGCCGTTCCGTGATGCACACGAGATCTCCGGAGCGCTCGTCCAGGCGTGCGAGAAGCGCGGAATCGGGCTGGAGGATGCCGATGACGCCCTCCTCGCGGAGGTCTCCGCGCACCTGGTGCCCGACGTGCGCGAGGTGCTCACGATCGAGGGATCGGTCGCCAGTCGCACCGGTGTCGGCGGCACCGCCCCGGTGCGCGTCACCGAGCAACGCGCCGAGCTCACCGCGCGCGCCCAGGGTGCTGCGCACGCGCTCGGCCTCTGA
- a CDS encoding DUF418 domain-containing protein gives MAAASAVTFARALNGPGRLQGVDLARGLAVLGMFGAHLLVTPEFVAADPLTWIDLANGRSSILFAVLAGVSIALITGGPRPLGRSALGLARRRIAVRAAMLWLFGIALIATGVPVYVILPAYGVLFLLALPLVQLRARTLWIIAAVLALVMPWVQPLLNALPVWEGATGGSLSLVLGWHYPFTLWVAFLVAGLAAGRSDLRRSATSRGLLLSGAGAAVLAMAMDATFAAPPDTYLAEVWASGPHTGGLLEVIGSGGFALATIGACLLLCRTPLTWVALPLRAVGSMPFTAYVGQLVVWAVMAAIILGDTGDLPGFRALEPFWPFTIVTLIACTAWALLLGRGPLERLTAWVCRIVAPR, from the coding sequence GTGGCTGCTGCGTCAGCAGTGACGTTCGCGCGCGCCCTGAACGGCCCCGGCCGGCTGCAGGGCGTGGACCTGGCTCGCGGACTCGCGGTGCTGGGCATGTTCGGCGCGCATCTGCTGGTCACCCCGGAGTTCGTCGCGGCCGACCCGCTCACGTGGATCGACCTGGCCAACGGGCGCTCGTCGATCCTGTTCGCGGTGCTCGCGGGCGTGTCGATCGCCCTGATCACCGGTGGCCCGCGCCCGCTGGGCAGGTCCGCCCTCGGCCTGGCACGGCGCCGCATCGCGGTGCGCGCCGCGATGCTCTGGCTGTTCGGCATCGCGCTGATCGCGACCGGAGTGCCGGTGTACGTCATCCTGCCCGCCTACGGGGTGCTCTTCTTGCTCGCCCTGCCGCTCGTGCAGCTGCGTGCGCGCACACTCTGGATCATCGCCGCCGTGCTCGCGCTCGTCATGCCGTGGGTCCAGCCGCTGCTGAACGCACTGCCGGTGTGGGAGGGCGCGACCGGCGGCTCCCTGTCGCTGGTGCTGGGCTGGCACTATCCCTTCACGCTGTGGGTTGCCTTCCTGGTCGCCGGGCTCGCCGCCGGCCGGTCGGACCTGCGGCGCAGTGCCACCTCGCGGGGGCTGCTGCTGTCCGGTGCCGGTGCGGCGGTGCTGGCGATGGCGATGGATGCCACGTTCGCGGCGCCCCCGGACACCTATCTCGCCGAGGTCTGGGCGAGCGGACCGCACACCGGCGGACTGCTCGAGGTGATCGGCTCGGGCGGCTTCGCGCTCGCCACCATCGGGGCGTGCCTGCTGCTGTGCCGCACGCCCCTCACCTGGGTGGCACTGCCATTGCGCGCCGTCGGCTCCATGCCGTTCACCGCCTACGTCGGCCAGCTCGTGGTCTGGGCCGTGATGGCGGCGATCATCCTCGGCGACACCGGCGACCTGCCCGGCTTCCGTGCGCTGGAGCCGTTCTGGCCCTTCACGATCGTCACCCTGATCGCGTGCACCGCGTGGGCGCTGCTGCTCGGCCGCGGCCCGCTCGAGCGCCTGACCGCCTGGGTATGCCGCATCGTCGCGCCGCGCTGA
- the argF gene encoding ornithine carbamoyltransferase, whose product MTRHLLRDDDLSTAEQDEILDLALSLKKDRWKLKPLEGPQTVAVIFDKSSTRTRVSFAVGIADLGGSPLIISTANSQLGGKETPADTARVLERQVAAIVWRTYAQAGLEQMAAGTTVPVINALSDDFHPCQLLADLLTIREHKGDLKGLTLAFFGDGRCNMGHSYVLACVTAGMHVRVASPEAYAPREDVIADADTIGQTTGGSVTLYTDPNEAAAGADVVVTDTWVSMGKEEEKATRLRDLGGYKVTTEIMAQAQDDAIFIHCLPADRGYEVDAEVIDGPQSVVWDEAENRLHAQKALLVWLLRQQ is encoded by the coding sequence ATGACCCGCCATCTGCTCCGCGACGACGACCTGAGCACCGCCGAGCAGGATGAGATCCTCGATCTCGCCCTCTCATTGAAGAAGGACCGCTGGAAGCTCAAGCCCCTCGAGGGTCCGCAGACGGTGGCGGTCATCTTCGACAAGTCCTCGACCCGCACCCGGGTCTCGTTCGCCGTCGGCATCGCCGACCTGGGTGGGTCGCCGCTGATCATCTCCACCGCGAACAGCCAGCTCGGCGGCAAGGAGACCCCCGCCGACACGGCGCGGGTGCTCGAGCGCCAGGTCGCCGCGATCGTGTGGCGTACGTATGCGCAGGCGGGCCTCGAGCAGATGGCAGCGGGGACCACGGTCCCCGTGATCAATGCGCTCAGCGACGACTTCCACCCGTGTCAGCTGCTGGCCGATCTGCTCACCATCCGTGAGCACAAGGGCGATCTGAAGGGCCTCACCCTTGCTTTCTTCGGCGACGGCCGGTGCAACATGGGCCACTCCTACGTGCTGGCCTGCGTCACCGCCGGCATGCACGTGCGCGTCGCGTCCCCCGAGGCGTATGCGCCGCGCGAGGACGTGATCGCCGACGCCGACACGATCGGCCAGACCACCGGCGGCTCGGTGACGCTCTACACCGACCCGAACGAGGCGGCAGCCGGGGCGGACGTCGTGGTGACCGACACGTGGGTGTCGATGGGCAAGGAGGAGGAGAAGGCCACGCGCCTCCGCGACCTCGGCGGCTACAAGGTCACCACCGAGATCATGGCGCAGGCCCAGGACGATGCGATCTTCATCCACTGTCTGCCCGCCGACCGCGGCTATGAGGTCGACGCCGAGGTGATCGACGGGCCGCAGAGCGTCGTCTGGGACGAGGCGGAGAACCGGCTCCACGCCCAGAAGGCCCTGCTGGTGTGGCTGCTGCGTCAGCAGTGA
- a CDS encoding acetylornithine transaminase, with product MSTAESVEDWRNDASRDLVRSAGDRYEMLTRGEGAYVWDENGKRYLDFLAGIAVVSLGHAHPVFVDAVATQAATLAHVSNYFATPPQLALAARLKRLAGTGPDGRVYFGNSGAEANEAAFKLARLHGLAGDGKPGRPRILALTGAFHGRTMGTLALTGKPAMQEPFEPMVPGVEFIDSTVEALEAAMDDRVAALFVEPIKGEAGVLELPEGYLQAAREITARHGALLIVDEIQTGAARTGAWFAFQHAGITPDAITVAKGIGNGFPIGALITFGAASELFYPGTHGSTFGGNALATAVAGAVLEEVERAGLVEAATTRGVQVRDAVDAIGSGLVEGTRGMGLLIGVALRHPLAGAVVAAAQEHGLIINAANESTIRLAPPLTIGDVEIDEFQDKFGRALHTVESAMLLDHTPTEAPA from the coding sequence GTGAGCACGGCAGAATCAGTCGAGGACTGGCGGAACGACGCATCGCGGGATCTGGTGCGCAGTGCGGGCGACCGCTACGAGATGCTCACCCGCGGTGAGGGCGCCTACGTCTGGGACGAGAACGGCAAGCGCTACCTCGACTTCCTCGCCGGCATCGCCGTCGTCTCGCTCGGTCACGCCCATCCGGTGTTCGTCGACGCGGTGGCGACCCAGGCGGCCACCCTCGCGCACGTGTCGAACTACTTCGCCACCCCGCCGCAGCTCGCGCTCGCCGCACGGCTGAAGCGCCTCGCCGGCACAGGCCCGGACGGCCGCGTCTACTTCGGCAACTCGGGCGCCGAGGCCAACGAGGCCGCGTTCAAGCTCGCGCGGCTGCACGGGCTCGCGGGCGACGGCAAGCCCGGCCGGCCCCGCATCCTCGCGCTCACCGGCGCATTCCACGGCCGCACGATGGGCACCCTCGCCCTCACCGGCAAGCCCGCGATGCAGGAGCCGTTCGAGCCGATGGTGCCCGGTGTCGAGTTCATCGACTCGACCGTCGAGGCGCTCGAAGCGGCGATGGACGACCGCGTCGCCGCCCTGTTCGTCGAGCCGATCAAGGGCGAGGCGGGCGTGCTCGAATTGCCCGAGGGATACCTGCAGGCGGCGCGCGAAATCACCGCCCGGCACGGCGCGCTGCTGATCGTCGACGAGATCCAGACCGGTGCCGCGCGCACCGGCGCGTGGTTCGCGTTCCAGCACGCCGGCATCACGCCCGACGCCATCACGGTGGCCAAGGGCATCGGCAACGGCTTCCCGATCGGGGCGCTCATCACCTTCGGGGCAGCCAGCGAACTGTTCTATCCGGGTACGCACGGCTCGACCTTCGGGGGCAACGCGCTCGCGACCGCCGTCGCCGGCGCGGTGCTCGAGGAGGTCGAGCGGGCGGGGCTCGTGGAGGCCGCTACCACGCGCGGCGTACAGGTGCGCGACGCAGTCGACGCGATCGGCTCCGGGCTGGTCGAAGGCACGCGTGGGATGGGGCTGCTCATCGGCGTCGCACTCCGGCATCCACTCGCCGGCGCGGTCGTCGCCGCGGCCCAGGAGCACGGCCTGATCATCAACGCCGCGAACGAATCGACCATCCGGCTCGCGCCCCCGCTGACCATCGGCGACGTCGAGATCGACGAGTTCCAGGACAAGTTCGGCAGGGCACTGCACACCGTCGAGAGCGCGATGCTGCTCGACCACACCCCCACGGAGGCCCCCGCATGA
- the argB gene encoding acetylglutamate kinase, producing MTDKIQHTTPEEAAEKAAVLIESLPWLQRFRDQIVVIKYGGNAMVSEELQQAFAQDIAYLRFVGVQPVVVHGGGPQISQMLDRLSIPSEFKGGYRVTSTEAISVVRMVLTGQINPQLVARINAYGPLATGLSGEDAGLFGGRRRGVIVDGAEHDLGNVGDVVEVDPQPVLDQLAAGRIPVVSSIAPDLDNQGQSLNVNADAAAAALAVALNATKLVVLTDVPGLYADWPNRDSLVSHLTATELRALLPTLESGMIPKMQACLDAVDGGVDTAAIIDGRQPHSVLVEIFTEQGIGTEVVAR from the coding sequence ATGACCGACAAGATCCAGCACACCACGCCCGAGGAGGCCGCCGAGAAGGCCGCCGTCCTCATCGAGTCGCTGCCCTGGCTGCAGCGCTTCCGCGACCAGATCGTCGTCATCAAGTACGGCGGCAACGCCATGGTCTCAGAGGAGCTGCAGCAGGCGTTCGCGCAGGACATCGCCTACCTCCGCTTCGTCGGCGTGCAGCCGGTCGTCGTGCACGGCGGCGGACCGCAGATCTCGCAGATGCTCGACCGGCTGTCGATCCCCAGCGAGTTCAAGGGCGGCTACCGGGTCACCAGCACCGAGGCCATCAGCGTCGTGCGGATGGTGCTCACCGGGCAGATCAACCCGCAGCTGGTCGCGCGGATCAACGCCTACGGGCCGCTCGCGACCGGGCTGTCGGGGGAGGATGCCGGACTCTTCGGCGGCCGTCGCCGCGGCGTGATCGTCGACGGCGCCGAGCATGATCTGGGCAACGTCGGCGACGTGGTCGAGGTCGATCCGCAGCCGGTCCTCGACCAGCTCGCGGCCGGCCGCATCCCCGTGGTGTCGTCGATCGCTCCCGATCTCGACAATCAGGGGCAGTCGCTGAACGTGAACGCGGATGCCGCGGCCGCGGCCCTCGCAGTCGCGCTGAACGCCACGAAGCTCGTGGTGCTGACCGATGTGCCGGGACTGTACGCGGACTGGCCCAACCGCGACTCGCTCGTCTCGCACCTGACGGCGACCGAGCTGCGTGCGCTGCTGCCGACGCTCGAGTCGGGCATGATCCCGAAGATGCAGGCGTGCCTGGATGCCGTCGACGGCGGCGTCGACACGGCGGCGATCATCGACGGACGTCAGCCGCATTCGGTGCTGGTGGAGATCTTCACAGAACAGGGAATCGGAACGGAAGTGGTGGCACGGTGA